The following DNA comes from Brassica oleracea var. oleracea cultivar TO1000 chromosome C5, BOL, whole genome shotgun sequence.
AACTTATTCTCTTACAGCGTCCAACTCGTTTTACTCTATATCTCCTATGTAAATGGGCACAAGAAAAAGGGTCTCTTCTAGATTATCATACAATCTTTGTCCTCCAGCCCATAGCTTAATAAGATCACCCACCAGTCCATCTGTTAAGAACTGCTAATCATGTGAACAAGCTTATTTTAGTGTTGAGTAACGAAACATACCCCTCTAAACCATTGGCTTACCTTCTCCAATTAGTCTCCGTGTTGCTCTTGATTGGAATCAACTTCATCTCGATTAGTGCTAAAATTATGTTTGTTATTTCCTCTTCTATGTTATTTAAGAGGTTTAACTCTGTAGTTCCTTCTTCTACTCAGCATGCTCACAATCAAAGCTAGAGTTGCATTAGAAGAGATCCCCATATCAGTAAACCCTTTTGAACCCGTGATATCATATATTCTTCCCAAAGCAGACCAGTTGCCAAACCAAAACAATGCTTCATTTCTAAATTCAAGGCTGTTGAGTCTCCTTGTCCCGGAAGACGTCGTCTTTTCCCAGAGAAGAAACAACATTTTAGCTCAGAAACAGAGCAACAAAATACAAAACAGAAGATGAAAATGGTCAATGAGCCAAGTGAGAAAATAAATGTAAAACACAAACTTAATATGGCTCTGATACCATGTTAAGTATCATGAATTTCCAATTTAAAACTATTTGGCGATAGTCAAATTGATTCTAACCCTTTATATATTAGTTCATTAATTTTCCAACTGCCAATGCAAGACTTCATTCATTGATTAACAAATTCAGGCCGAGTCAGTGATTCAGAATCTACTAGATTCAAATGGAGCTTACAAACAGAAAACACAAGTATCCAAGTATCAATTCTTCACTAGCATTCGATGCATACTCTCTCGCTTCCTATCTTAGAGAACTAGCAAGAACCAAGTTTACTTATAAAATTCTAATCTCTCTAGCTCAACACTCAACTTTACAACCTTACGATTCATCTCTAACCCTTTTTTCTTAACACTCTCGGCCTCTGTGTATAGTGACTGACTGACTGTGCTTTAGGGCTTTCACGTGCAAGCTTCTTTGTCACAGCCGACTTTTTGGATACATTCATGCAACATTCCAAACATGTACTCGTGCCACATAAGACTAGCAGCCAAAACGCCTTGTGGACTACTACTCCGGGAAAACAAACGGTGCAACTACTCCGGATCCAAACCCATATCCCCCGTATATTAATAGTTAAGAAGCCTAATTTTTTATAAATTTATTTTTTTGTACAAAAAACTAAAAAATAAAATTGGAAACAGACCCAAAAATATTTGATATATATATATAGTTTTATTTTCATCACAAAATATACAAAAATTATTGATTAAATTTTAAAAATATTTTAAACATTCTATAAATATAAAATTTAATGGACGAAAAAAATTTGTCCTAAGGTTCATATCAGTACTAAGCCAGCCCTGCAGAGCAGGAAGCAAGGAAATCGTCATTTCTTCAGAGAGCCGTTTCTCAAGCGTACTCCTTAAAATAGCTTTCGAGACATATACGTTTATTATATTTTCGGCAACGCTTGTAGATCAAGGTACTTTTTTTTTTTGGTACAAATGTTAAATTCCATACCGATTTTCTGTTTTTTACAATGTTGCAGAGCAACTTATTACAACACAAAAAGAAAAAAGAGGAGAGAAGGAGACAACAGACAATAAGAAACAAGCAACAACAAGGAGCGATTAACTATAAGGATCAGTGAACCAAAAATACAACTCTAAGAGAGAATGAGCATCAGTCGGGGAAGGAGGAAGAGAGAGCAGCCTGTCACGAAGCCCCCGGTCCACTTGCTTGAAGAAAAGCCCCACCGGTAAGGAGACATCCCTGAAAATCCGAGCATTGCGCTCACGCCAAAGGCTATAGATCACAGCCTGGAGAATCAACTTCATGATGGGTCTAACCTGCGATGAGAACTGTCCCTGATATTGCGAGATCATGTTGACCGCAGCTGGAAGGTCCAAAGGAGGAACAGAGATAAACCTTCCGCAGTAACGGGTCCAGATAGCAACGGCGTAAGGACAGCCAAAGAAAAGATGGTTGTGGGACTCGATGCCATTAGCGCATAAGACACAGTTTGCAGGGACAGAGAGACCCCAAGAAATCAGGCGATCCTTAGTAGGGAGCCTGCCAAGCATAGACATCCACACAACGAAAGAGCAACGCAGAACTTCTTCCTTGAACCAAATTACATCATGCCATACTATTTCAGCTGATGAAGTTCTCAATCTATCCCAAGTTATTTGAGACGAAAATTTATTAGCAAACCCACCAGATTGAATCCGCCACAGATAGGTATCACCTCCCTTTTCAACCGATGGAACTGCAGTAGAAGATAAGACAATTTGTAGGGTGACTGCATTCTCAGACCTTGCTGGAGGCAGGAACCATTCAACATTCCGGACAGCATCAGAGACAGAGGCAGAGTCAAGAACTTGAAGCTGCCTAGGACATGATGAGAATAGCAGATATAGTGGACCCAAGTCTGTCCAATAATCATACCAAAAGGAGGCTCTTTGCCCATCACCAACAGCACAACGCAGAAACTGAGGAAGGATGTTTTTTAGCTGCAACATACCTCTGATCGTCGCAGAAAAACGCTGAGAATCCCTAACCAGCCAAAAGTTTTTATCACCGAAGCGATTATGAGACAGCCAGGCTACCCACAAGGAGCCGGAGTTGGAGAAAAAGTTCCATAACCGCTTCAATCTGAAGATTAACTCAAACTTTTCTAACTTTCTCAACCCTAAACCACCTTCTTTTTTCGGTTTACAGATATCAGACCACGAGACGCGAGCTCCAGAGGCAGAAGAAGTCCTATTTTTCCAGAGAAAAGCTGAACAAAGAGAGTCTACCTTTTCATAGAACCGTTTAGGGAGAACGAAGACGGAAATCCAGAAGTTGACCATTCCATAGAAGTATATGAGATGTACCTTTCCAGCAAAGGAGAGACACTTCACAGTCCATGAGTGTAGCTTTGAAGTGATACGTTCCAGAAACGTCTGCAGCGTAGCCATAGCGATCCTCTTTGGGTCAAGAGGGAGACCGAGATACCGAGTGGGAAATGATCCCCACTTAAAACCCGACAAATCAGCAAGCACCGATGCATGAATATCAGTATAACCACCAAAGAATATCTCAGATTTGGCTTCATTCATATCAAGGCCTGACCACAACTTGAAAGAAGCCATTACTGATTTAATCCCATTAATTGAGAACCGAGAGCCATCAGAAAATACCAAGAGATCATCAGCAAAGAGCAAGTGAGTGAGACGCGGTGAAGTGCACAGGGGATGAAGACGGAACTCACCCTGCTGGTCTGCCCTGTTCAGCAAAATAGAGAGCACCTCCATGACCATAATAAAGAGGTAAGGCGAGATACAATCACCCTGCCTTAACCCTTTTCTTCCCTCGAAAAACCCCGCTAACTCCCATTTAGTAATCTTCCATTCCTGAAGAATTCCGATACCGCTGCAATGACATCCCCCACCAACAATGTCCCAAGATGATCTTATGAACTCCATAGAATAGCCGTCAGGGCCATAGCTCTTATTCAATGGCATAGAAAATATTGTTGCTTTTATCTCAGCCTC
Coding sequences within:
- the LOC106344713 gene encoding uncharacterized protein LOC106344713 is translated as MPLLRFLIVCGLFLETLTRFCILVTILTTARVDTSGIEDINLALQEAELFEAQAKGVPFTWRNNQDDDPISTNIDHAFINQQWSDSFPDAYADFLDPSQSDHAPCLFRVPSLRRQVCTPFKFFHHVIDHPQYADLVREGWQFNQIVGTNQFKLVRSFKLLKPMLRGLNKRNYSGISQRVREKSAVVDSLQRALLTSPDIVTARGEHSQRAELNILLTTEGKFYRQRSRVQWADVGDRKTVFYHRTVSQHATRNHIHFLKDQNDQLIFTADDIKSHSASYFQSILGTTDLPVSMAPLSELQDLLPFRCTDIQQAYLSRSVLEAEIKATIFSMPLNKSYGPDGYSMEFIRSSWDIVGGGCHCSGIGILQEWKITKWELAGFFEGRKGLRQGDCISPYLFIMVMEVLSILLNRADQQGEFRLHPLCTSPRLTHLLFADDLLVFSDGSRFSINGIKSVMASFKLWSGLDMNEAKSEIFFGGYTDIHASVLADLSGFKWGSFPTRYLGLPLDPKRIAMATLQTFLERITSKLHSWTVKCLSFAGKVHLIYFYGMVNFWISVFVLPKRFYEKVDSLCSAFLWKNRTSSASGARVSWSDICKPKKEGGLGLRKLEKFELIFRLKRLWNFFSNSGSLWVAWLSHNRFGDKNFWLVRDSQRFSATIRGMLQLKNILPQFLRCAVGDGQRASFWYDYWTDLGPLYLLFSSCPRQLQVLDSASVSDAVRNVEWFLPPARSENAVTLQIVLSSTAVPSVEKGGDTYLWRIQSGGFANKFSSQITWDRLRTSSAEIVWHDVIWFKEEVLRCSFVVWMSMLGRLPTKDRLISWGLSVPANCVLCANGIESHNHLFFGCPYAVAIWTRYCGRFISVPPLDLPAAVNMISQYQGQFSSQVRPIMKLILQAVIYSLWRERNARIFRDVSLPVGLFFKQVDRGLRDRLLSLPPSPTDAHSLLELYFWFTDPYS